Proteins encoded within one genomic window of bacterium:
- a CDS encoding D-alanine--D-alanine ligase family protein has translation MAKLRVGIICGGRSGEHEVSLVTAGSIIAALDKSKYEIVPIGISKQGAWLAGAEVLENLKQHRMGLAAQLSNDAGNHHLLVSKSAAGFLPAQKLDVVFPALHGPFGEDGTLQGLLELMDIPYVGAGVLGSAMAMDKIVQKHICRQQGIPTVDFLWFRDIDWRSEGGNEPFPALPDQLANRSREEIVGSLIDALGLPLFVKPPNLGSSLGISKAHDRRELFNAIEEALQYDRKVLVEKAVVQPRELEISLLGNEHPRASVAGEVFPGNEFYDYDAKYVDDNSDLQIPARLSPGQLRDLQETAIRAYVATECEGMARADFLMEKTTGRFFLSELNTIPGFTRISMYPKMWEASGLPYSALLDELIDLALQRHQRRRALRTSYQPKKEWYKG, from the coding sequence TTGGCGAAACTGCGCGTCGGCATCATCTGCGGAGGGCGATCAGGCGAGCATGAAGTCTCTCTGGTCACCGCCGGTTCTATCATTGCAGCCCTGGACAAGTCCAAATACGAGATCGTCCCGATCGGCATCAGCAAGCAAGGGGCATGGCTGGCGGGCGCGGAGGTGCTGGAAAACCTGAAGCAGCACCGCATGGGCCTCGCCGCCCAGCTCTCCAACGACGCCGGAAACCACCATCTTCTGGTTTCGAAGAGCGCCGCTGGCTTCTTGCCGGCACAAAAGCTCGATGTGGTCTTTCCCGCTCTGCATGGCCCCTTCGGGGAAGATGGCACCCTGCAGGGACTGCTCGAACTCATGGATATCCCCTATGTCGGCGCTGGCGTGCTCGGTTCGGCCATGGCCATGGACAAGATCGTCCAGAAACACATCTGCCGCCAGCAGGGCATCCCCACGGTCGATTTCCTCTGGTTCCGCGACATTGACTGGCGCTCCGAGGGCGGCAATGAACCCTTTCCGGCGCTTCCGGATCAGCTCGCCAACCGTTCCCGGGAGGAGATCGTCGGCTCCCTGATCGACGCCCTCGGCCTGCCCCTCTTCGTCAAACCGCCCAACCTGGGCTCGAGCCTAGGCATCAGCAAGGCCCATGACCGCCGCGAGCTTTTTAACGCGATCGAGGAGGCTCTGCAGTACGACCGCAAGGTGCTGGTCGAAAAGGCCGTTGTCCAGCCACGTGAGCTCGAGATCAGCCTCCTCGGCAACGAACACCCCCGCGCCTCGGTCGCCGGAGAGGTCTTCCCCGGCAATGAATTCTACGATTATGACGCCAAATACGTCGACGACAACAGCGATCTGCAGATCCCGGCCCGCCTCAGTCCCGGGCAACTGCGCGATCTGCAGGAGACCGCCATCCGCGCCTACGTTGCCACCGAATGCGAGGGGATGGCCCGTGCCGATTTCCTCATGGAAAAGACGACCGGCCGCTTCTTCCTCAGTGAACTTAATACCATCCCTGGCTTCACGCGCATCAGCATGTATCCCAAGATGTGGGAGGCTTCGGGACTGCCCTACAGCGCTCTGCTCGACGAACTGATTGACCTTGCCCTCCAGCGTCACCAGCGGCGGCGGGCGTTGCGTACCAGCTACCAACCTAAAAAAGAATGGTATAAAGGATAA
- a CDS encoding MarR family winged helix-turn-helix transcriptional regulator: protein MSSKSLSALDQARRLAVLAPRIMGAFHSLNRQHPVGTPVTMRQYQTLILLSVHEPLTVTELCDKLMLAASTGTELVNRLLQLQLVEKHTAETDRRQVGIRLTETGREVMEQRQRDMVAMFEHLLAEFGPAEAAELMAAFEKIDGLLQAHLHPSQQPQAPPAPGQKADV, encoded by the coding sequence ATGTCGTCCAAATCCCTTAGCGCTCTGGACCAGGCCCGGCGGCTGGCTGTGCTGGCGCCGCGCATCATGGGCGCCTTCCACAGCCTTAACCGTCAGCATCCCGTCGGGACTCCGGTCACCATGCGGCAGTATCAGACCCTGATCCTGCTCTCGGTGCACGAACCCCTCACCGTCACGGAGCTGTGTGACAAGCTGATGCTGGCGGCATCGACAGGGACCGAATTGGTCAACCGGCTGCTGCAGCTCCAGCTGGTGGAGAAGCACACGGCGGAAACGGACCGCCGGCAGGTGGGCATCCGGCTCACCGAGACCGGACGGGAGGTAATGGAACAGCGGCAGCGGGATATGGTGGCGATGTTTGAGCATCTTCTGGCCGAATTCGGTCCCGCCGAAGCGGCGGAGCTGATGGCGGCCTTTGAAAAGATCGACGGCCTGCTGCAGGCCCACCTCCATCCCTCGCAGCAACCGCAGGCGCCGCCCGCACCGGGCCAAAAGGCTGACGTGTAA